In Bacillus thuringiensis, the DNA window TTAGGCACCTTTCTTTTTTTAAAGGGGATTTTTGTATCTTGTCTAAGTAATAAATGGGAGGAATGATAAAATGGCTAATTTTGAAGATTTTTTAACTTTGGATGTAAGAATTGGAACTGTAACACATGCAGAGGAATTTAAAAAAGCTAGAGTTCCAGCAATTAAACTAGAAATTGATTTTGGAGAGCTTGGAATTAAGCAGTCGAGTGCTCAAATTACGAAGAGATATACCCCGGAAGATTTAATCGGTCAGCAAATCGTTGCTGTTGTAAATTTTCCGCCAAAACGTGTAGCTGGATTTAAATCAGAAGTGCTTGTTTTAGGAGGAGTACCTGAGGCTGGTGATGTCGTATTACTTCAGCCTAATATGGAATTACCAAATGGAACGAAAATTAGTTAGTGTAAAGGCAGGGGCTAATATGGATATGGGACGAGAATATCTACAATGTGCCGTTTCAAATTTTGAAGCAACAAAGAAGCAAGGAGAACGGGTGCTTTCACAATTATCATATGAACAGATTGAATGGTCTTCTCATGAAGAAACAAATAGTATAGCGGTTATTATAAAGCATCTGCATGGTAATATGCGTTCTAGATGGACGGACTTTTTAACGTCTGATGGTGAAAAAATAGATCGTAACCGAGATGCTGAATTTGAAGGTGGGTATCATTCTAAGGAAGATGTTCTCGCAGCATGGAATGAAGGATGGGAATATGTTTTTAAAACGATGCATGTGATAACGCCGGAACATTTATTACAGACGGTATATATTCGCGGTGAAGCACATACTGTCATGCAAGCAATTGAAAGACAAATTGCTCATTATGCTTTGCATATTGGACAGATTATTTACATTGGGAAGATGTTAAAAGAAAATGAGTGGGAATGTTTAAGTATTCCTAGAGGACAGTCTACACGTTATGTAGAGAAAAAACGTTCAACATAATAATAGGAAAGAAACCGATATAAAATGGGAAATAAGAAAATCAGCCATATGATAGATGGTTCTGTAACCATAAGAATGCTGCCAAAAATAAGTCCATATATAATAAGAAAGAAATTAAAAAGTGTATTCACAGGGATAAATCGTGAGATGAACACTTGTTGGCGTTTAAAACAATCACTGTGAAATACATAAAAGCGGAAGTACCATGTGGCAGTAATAAGATCTTTCTTTCGCGCAATTCTTTTTTTACATGTATGACAGATGAACGGTGGTTGCATATTATTACGCTCCATTTTTTATATTTGTAATCATGTAAGACAAAAGTAAGTATAAAGTGTATATCCCTATATACGCTCCTGAGATAAGAAAAAATGGATTTAATAAAATTCCATGAATGCTTGTCATGAAAACTAAATTTTGTATTAAAACATCATATATATGAATAGAAATAATTGTACCGAGTACATAAAGTGCTAAGTACGCTGAAATATGTAAAGTAACACGTATTGTAGGATACTTAGCAAGCCAATAAAAAATAAATGATAGTACAATGGGTAATGTTCCTATTAGTAGCTTCAATTCATTTCACCTCATTAACAATATAGCCGGAATTTATACGGTCTATTCTCTAGAGCTTGTACATAACTTGAAATAGAGAGGGTGATAGTATGAATCGAGGCTTTTTTTATGTGAAGTTCACGAGTGTACGTAAGTTAGTTTTATTTATTATTGCTACAGTACTAGCGACTTTTGTTCTTATTAGTATGATGGTAACTTCTATGAAAGAGACAAAGTCAACGTATTTATATAATTGGTTAAATGAGTTATCGATGAATGGTTACATGTATGTTCTTGGGAAAGAGAATCATTATTTTACACAGGAATATCGAAATTTAAATCAAGATTTTTCAATTTCTTCGTTTCTTTTTTCTATGGCTACGAATATTCGTTTTAACGATGTACGCAGTTTTGTCGGCAAAGAGCTACCTGGTTTTGGTAAGTACGATACAGAAATTGTTATTGCGGGTGAAGGGACAAATTATTCTAACTTACCGATAGAGTCGAGCGTCCCACTTGAAGAAGTAGTG includes these proteins:
- the csaA gene encoding chaperone CsaA, yielding MANFEDFLTLDVRIGTVTHAEEFKKARVPAIKLEIDFGELGIKQSSAQITKRYTPEDLIGQQIVAVVNFPPKRVAGFKSEVLVLGGVPEAGDVVLLQPNMELPNGTKIS
- a CDS encoding DUF1572 domain-containing protein; the encoded protein is MDMGREYLQCAVSNFEATKKQGERVLSQLSYEQIEWSSHEETNSIAVIIKHLHGNMRSRWTDFLTSDGEKIDRNRDAEFEGGYHSKEDVLAAWNEGWEYVFKTMHVITPEHLLQTVYIRGEAHTVMQAIERQIAHYALHIGQIIYIGKMLKENEWECLSIPRGQSTRYVEKKRST
- a CDS encoding permease, producing MQPPFICHTCKKRIARKKDLITATWYFRFYVFHSDCFKRQQVFISRFIPVNTLFNFFLIIYGLIFGSILMVTEPSIIWLIFLFPILYRFLSYYYVERFFST